A single region of the Salvia splendens isolate huo1 chromosome 18, SspV2, whole genome shotgun sequence genome encodes:
- the LOC121776098 gene encoding glycerol-3-phosphate acyltransferase RAM2-like encodes MVGNAKEKIPTVYQCDSNNRQNHTVVSDLDGTLLVGRSSFAYFALIAFDVGGLLRLMLLLLAAPFAGLLYHFVSESAGIKVLIFATFSGVRVSSIKSAAAAVLPKHYSEDLHPETWRVFASCGSKCVLTANPRIMVEPFLQNYLGVDVVLGTEISSFKGVATGLVAGNGVLVGESKAVALRKAFRDQEMPHVGLGDRNTDIPFLKLCKEKYMVPPRPGTQPMRPETLPKPVIFHDGRLVEKPTPSRALLITLWIPFGIILSILRVFILSTLPISISRYIMYVLGCPVTTRGAPNHFPGGKGVVFVCNHRTVLDAVVVSSCLHRMTTTISYSVASFTEFLSPIKTSKLTRDRAKDARLIEQILNQGKFLVMCPEGTTCREPYLLRFSALFAELTDRIVPVAISMKTGMFHGSTARGHKWLDPFFFYMNPFPVYDVTFLAMLPPHETCKAGKLSFDVANSVQKMIAETLGYKCTTLTRKDKYGMLARTDGLVNNKVTT; translated from the exons ATGGTTGGCAATGCCAAGGAGAAAATCCCTACAGTGTATCAATGCGACTCCAACAATCGCCAAAATCATACGGTGGTTTCCGACTTGGACGGAACGCTCCTGGTGGGCCGCAGCTCCTTCGCCTACTTCGCGTTGATCGCGTTCGACGTTGGAGGGCTCCTGCGGCTGATGCTGCTGCTCCTGGCGGCTCCGTTTGCCGGCCTTCTCTACCACTTTGTGTCGGAATCCGCCGGCATCAAGGTGCTCATCTTCGCCACGTTTTCCGGGGTGAGGGTGTCGTCGATCAAGTCAGCGGCCGCTGCAGTGCTGCCCAAGCATTACTCGGAGGACTTGCACCCGGAGACGTGGCGCGTTTTCGCCTCGTGTGGGAGTAAGTGTGTGCTCACGGCCAATCCCAGGATCATGGTTGAGCCTTTCTTGCAGAATTATTTGGGGGTTGATGTCGTTTTAGGCACCGAGATCTCGTCGTTTAAGGGCGTCGCTACCGGCCTTGTGGCCGGTAACGGTGTTCTGGTTGGGGAGAGCAAGGCTGTTGCTCTTAGGAAGGCTTTTCGAGATCAAGAAATGCCTCATGTTGGACTTGGAGATAGAAATACTGATATTCCATTCCTCAAACTGTGCAAG GAAAAATACATGGTACCACCGAGGCCCGGGACGCAGCCCATGAGACCTGAAACACTGCCAAAGCCTGTGATATTCCACGACGGCCGCCTCGTCGAGAAACCAACACCGTCCCGGGCTCTACTAATCACTCTATGGATCCCATTCGGGATCATATTATCAATTCTACGCGTGTTCATACTTTCGACACTACCAATTTCTATAAGTCGCTACATCATGTACGTGCTCGGGTGCCCAGTAACAACAAGAGGAGCCCCCAATCATTTCCCCGGGGGCAAGGGCGTGGTCTTCGTGTGCAACCACCGCACCGTCCTGGacgccgtcgtcgtctcctcctgCCTCCACCGCATGACCACCACCATCTCCTACTCCGTAGCAAGCTTCACCGAGTTCCTATCCCCAATCAAAACCTCCAAGCTCACGCGCGACCGGGCCAAAGACGCCCGATTAATCGAGCAAATCTTGAACCAAGGCAAGTTCCTCGTGATGTGCCCCGAGGGAACCACGTGCCGGGAGCCATACTTGCTTAGATTCTCTGCATTGTTCGCGGAGCTGACCGACCGCATCGTGCCGGTAGCCATATCCATGAAAACGGGCATGTTCCACGGCTCCACGGCACGAGGCCACAAGTGGCTCGACCCATTTTTCTTCTACATGAACCCTTTTCCGGTCTATGACGTCACGTTTTTGGCGATGTTGCCACCACACGAGACGTGCAAGGCCGGAAAATTAAGCTTCGACGTCGCAAATAGTGTTCAAAAAATGATTGCCGAGACATTGGGGTATAAATGCACCACTCTAACGAGGAAGGATAAGTATGGAATGTTGGCTCGAACGGATGGCCTTGTCAacaacaaagttacaacttga